In Sesamum indicum cultivar Zhongzhi No. 13 linkage group LG8, S_indicum_v1.0, whole genome shotgun sequence, the sequence ACGGAACCTGTATGTTCAAGCTTTCGCAATGCCCTCCTGGCATTGTACTCCACATTCTCGGGGAAGAACTGCTCTCTGATCGCCTCCCGTAGAAGAGCCCACGTGTCGAGCTGTATTTGATGAGCCTGGATTTCCGCAAACTTGGTCCGCCACCACAGCTTTGCGTCACCAGTTAGGTACATGGTCGCAGTCGCAACCTTCCTTGCCTCGTCCCGCACGTCTGCCGCAAGGAAGTACTGTTCCATGTCGAAGAGGAAGTTCTCGACCTCCTTCGCATCACGCTCACCGCTATAGGCCTTCGGTTCTGGTATTCGAAGCCTAGCACCGGGGTCGTGAGCAACCATAGGTGTGCTACCCACTGCACGCTGGAGCAGTCCAATCTGAATGGACATCTGCTCCATGTCACGCCGCATATCGGCAATGCTGTCGTTTCCGAATACGCCAGCCATCTCCTGAATCACGTGCCGACACTCGTCCAACTCCGAATTCAGCCCCGTGATCTCAGATTCCAGGGAAGAGACCTTCGTCTCCAATTCCACCAACCGGGAGTGTCCGTCCTCCGGGTTCTCAGCTCTCTCGCTGGATGAAGCTGCGGCATGTCGCGGGCTTTCCGGATCTTGCCCCGATGCCTTCGCAGCAGTAGCGGTGCACCTCGGCCCCATCGTGGcacgaggctctgataccacctctcacgaggcgcctatcACACAGCACgtcgtgtggctagtagtccgctgaCTACGTCCGCCAATACCTCCGCTCGGCACAAATGCAGCGCGCCGAATATATCAGAGTCGGGaggaacaaatcacaaaacagTAAATTGCGCACGCGGAttcagaaaatcaaattgCATTGAACGAAAATGCGTatacaatgatcaacgatgctagagcaaggggttcgccttgagggggactctaacacgtcactaaaccaagcttcttgaactcattcccccctataataggcttaaaaaaataaatcctattgtCTACACTAGACACtagaaaagctgaaatttgcaactcaagaGGCGTAACGTCCCCTTGAGGaatctaaacaacagaaagcaaataacaaagcagtaacaaagcaataaaaggccTACACCTAGGACTCTAAGACTAGTTGGTTGTCCAGCGTCTGTCGATGAAGGCTGagtggtcggccatgtagaacggttgagtggccgaagtGCGCGTCACGGGGCCTAGTGAATGGGCAACCCGTGACACCATGTCAGCTGGGTTTTCT encodes:
- the LOC105168593 gene encoding uncharacterized protein LOC105168593 — its product is MGPRCTATAAKASGQDPESPRHAAASSSERAENPEDGHSRLVELETKVSSLESEITGLNSELDECRHVIQEMAGVFGNDSIADMRRDMEQMSIQIGLLQRAVGSTPMVAHDPGARLRIPEPKAYSGERDAKEVENFLFDMEQYFLAADVRDEARKVATATMYLTGDAKLWWRTKFAEIQAHQIQLDTWALLREAIREQFFPENVEYNARRALRKLEHTGSVREYVKAFSALMLNIRDMSEADKLFTFMEGLKQWARNELQRQRVTDLSSAIIAAERLADFNLETQKDRQATPSPERSKWNGMKSFRNNFNRGGGDQRPYSQNGSQGGSNRNKPQENKQGAPERR